The Candidatus Nomurabacteria bacterium DNA window GCACCAATCCACATCTTCAAAATAAAGGAAGTATCGCTCATCCATTTCACCAATCTGCTCATAGGCTGACCGTCGTACGAGCATACAGGCACCTAATACCCAGTCCACTGGCTGCGTGTGCGTCTTTTCGGTATCACGCATGATGTAGTGGCGAAGTGCCTTTTTTGCCCAAGGCAAATTACCCAAAGGTGTACGGCGATAGAGAGGAATCATCATGCCAGGAAATCGATACATTGATTCCTGGACAGTTCCATCAGGATTGGTAAGTTTTGGAGCGAGTAAAGCAATTTGCGGATTTTTTTTCATGAAATCGAGCATCTTCTCGATCATGTTTTCAAAAATGGCAATGTCAGGATTGATGATAAGGAAAAACTGACCTTGCGCGGCTCGCATACCCACATTATTTCCAGATGCTAAGCCCCTGTTTTCATTAAGTTGAATACCTTTGACGTCTGGAAAACGCTCCTGCAGCATTTCCATTGTGCCGTCATTGGAATTATTATCTACGACGATAACTTCATATGAACAGCGCAAATGAGATTGTTCAATACCACGCAAGCAGGTTTTTACTAAACCGCGCGATTTATAATTTACGATAATTATTGATAGTTCAACCATACTATTGAAACCATTTACGAAGTGATTGTTGGGAAACGCGAGCCTTATGCATGAGGGCTTTTTTCTTTTTCCGCATTAGGGGCATTAATTTGAGAGCAGCGATACTCTGCCGCAGAACTGAAGGCTGAAAGAAAAGCAGGTAAATAAACTTTTTCAGTTCATAGCTTAGTATCCAAGGAGCGCTAAGAAGAAAACTTGCGATACTTTCATTTTTTGCAAGCATGAGCAAATGATTTCGGTACGAGAGTGCGTTAATCACCTTTGCTCTATGTCGATGTTCAGCAACAACCTGTCGGGTGCTTTCACTATCACCTCGGGCACTTCGATGGTGATATGCCAGCGCCTGTGGTATGCACCATGCTTCCCAACCAAGTCGCTGTAAGCGCCAGGCCATATCCACATCT harbors:
- a CDS encoding glycosyltransferase family 2 protein; the protein is MVELSIIIVNYKSRGLVKTCLRGIEQSHLRCSYEVIVVDNNSNDGTMEMLQERFPDVKGIQLNENRGLASGNNVGMRAAQGQFFLIINPDIAIFENMIEKMLDFMKKNPQIALLAPKLTNPDGTVQESMYRFPGMMIPLYRRTPLGNLPWAKKALRHYIMRDTEKTHTQPVDWVLGACMLVRRSAYEQIGEMDERYFLYFEDVDWCRRFWAAGYAVYYYPEAALVHYHRRLSAESPGLSGIFTAATRIHIHSGIRYFAKYFRQNTPSSHPIPGLTE